A window of the Henckelia pumila isolate YLH828 chromosome 3, ASM3356847v2, whole genome shotgun sequence genome harbors these coding sequences:
- the LOC140891026 gene encoding alanine--glyoxylate aminotransferase 2 homolog 3, mitochondrial-like: MRSLVMIRRRLWEPRRFQTSRRWQTQAIDACINVANDSDITPVMPPFDYTPPKYTGPTADQILKKRREFLSPSIFHLYKKPVNIVHGKMQYLFDENGRRYVDAFGGIATVCCGHCHPDVVKAVTDQTKSLQHSTILYLNHAITDFAEALASKLPGDLKVVFFMNSGTEANELAMMMSRLYTGCHDIISLRNAYHGNAGGTMGATTQSNWKFNVVQSGVHHAVNPDPYRGSFGADGEKYSRDVQDLIQFGTCGHVAGFISEAIQGVGGIVELAPGYFPTAYHSIRNAGGLCIADEVQCGFARTGSHFWGFESHDVVPDIVTMAKGIGNGVPLGAVVTTPKVAEVLTQRSYFNTFGGNPICTAAGLAVLRVIDRENLQENAHVVGSYLKDCLNSLKAKHEIIGDVRGRGLMLGVELVTDRQLKTPAKMEILQVMEQMKGTSFSDMGVLIGKGGFHGNVFKITPPLCFSRDDADFVVDVMDLAMTKL; the protein is encoded by the exons ATGAGGAGTCTTGTGATGATCAGGAGGAGATTGTGGGAACCGAGACGGTTCCAAACAAGCCGACGATGGCAGACTCAAGCTATCGATGCATGTATTAATGTGGCGAACGACTCGGACATAACTCCTGTGATGCCACCCTTCGACTACACTCCGCCAAAGTACACCGGCCCCACTGCTGACCAGATTTTGAAGAAGCGGAGGGAGTTTCTTAGCCCATCCATATTTCACTTGTACAAAAAACCC GTCAATATAGTGCACGGCAAGATGCAATACTTATTTGATGAGAATGGGCGGAGATATGTCGATGCTTTCGGCGGTATTGCGACAGTGTGTTGTGGCCATTGTCACCCTGATGTGGTTAAAGCTGTTACGGATCAAACCAAAAGTTTGCAACACTCAACTATTCTGTATCTGAATCATGCAATTACTGATTTTGCTGAAGCACTGGCTTCCAAGCTGCCTGGAGATCTCAAg GTTGTTTTCTTCATGAATTCTGGGACGGAGGCGAATGAGCTAGCAATGATGATGTCTCGATTATACACAGGATGTCATGATATCATATCCCTCAGAAACGCGTACCATGGAAATGCAGGGGGGACCATGGGAGCCACCACACAAAGTAACTGGAAATTCAATGTTGTCCAG AGTGGAGTTCACCATGCCGTAAATCCAGACCCCTACAGAGGTTCCTTTGGTGCAGATGGTGAAAAATATTCGAGAGACGTTCAAGATTTGATCCAGTTTGGAACTTGTGGTCATGTAGCTGGTTTTATATCTGAAGCAATACAG GGTGTAGGTGGGATCGTCGAGTTAGCTCCAGGTTATTTTCCTACTGCATACCATAGCATAAGAAATGCAGGGGGACTATGTATTGCGGATGAGGTTCAGTGCGGATTTGCCCGCACTGGAAGCCATTTTTGGGGATTTGAGTCCCATGATGTTGTGCCTGATATAGTCACAATGGCTAAG GGCATAGGCAACGGAGTTCCCCTTGGAGCCGTAGTAACTACTCCTAAGGTAGCTGAAGTCTTGACCCAAAGAAGTTACTTCAACACATTTGGAGGAAACCCCATCTGTACAGCAGCTGGACTTGCTGTTCTAAGAGTCATTGACAGAGAAAACCTTCAAGAAAACGCACATGTAGTTGGTTCTTACCTAAAAGATTGCCTCAATTCTCTCAAAGCCAAACATGAA ATAATTGGTGATGTGAGGGGAAGAGGATTAATGCTTGGGGTTGAACTGGTCACGGATCGCCAACTGAAGACCCCTGCGAAGATGGAAATTCTTCAAGTGATGGAGCAAATGAAAGGTACCTCGTTTTCT GATATGGGAGTACTCATCGGCAAAGGAGGCTTCCACGGAAATGTTTTCAAAATTACACCTCCACTCTGCTTCAGTAGAGATGATGCTG ACTTTGTTGTGGATGTAATGGACCTTGCAATGACCAAATTGTAA